A single region of the Rhodococcus sp. W8901 genome encodes:
- a CDS encoding TetR/AcrR family transcriptional regulator → MTTRRTPTALPAATAEQAMLDAAREEFERYGIRRTNMDDIAKRAGISRSTLYRRFPNKDALVEVLILREAGLFFDQLDALARNLDPAQAVVECFARGIQLTREIPLIGRILESEPELMVEVTSRTDGAPIAVTAARVAAALRHSGAAMPEEDLLAASEILMRIAMSLMLHPHGQLDTTDPAAVRRYAERYLTRLVW, encoded by the coding sequence ATGACCACGCGCCGCACTCCCACCGCACTACCCGCCGCCACCGCGGAGCAGGCGATGCTCGACGCCGCGCGGGAGGAGTTCGAGCGCTACGGAATTCGGCGCACCAACATGGACGACATCGCGAAGCGGGCGGGAATCAGCCGCAGCACCCTCTACCGACGGTTCCCGAACAAGGACGCGCTGGTCGAAGTGCTGATCCTGCGCGAGGCGGGGCTGTTCTTCGATCAACTCGACGCCCTTGCCCGGAATCTCGACCCGGCGCAGGCGGTCGTCGAGTGCTTCGCCCGGGGAATCCAATTGACCCGCGAGATCCCGCTGATCGGGCGCATCCTCGAGAGCGAGCCGGAGCTGATGGTCGAGGTGACCTCGCGGACCGACGGGGCGCCGATCGCGGTGACCGCCGCCCGGGTCGCCGCGGCGCTGCGTCACAGTGGGGCGGCGATGCCCGAGGAGGATCTGCTCGCGGCCTCCGAGATCCTCATGCGCATCGCGATGTCTTTGATGCTGCATCCGCACGGGCAGTTGGACACGACCGATCCCGCCGCGGTGCGCCGCTACGCCGAGAGGTACCTCACCCGACTGGTGTGGTGA
- a CDS encoding alpha/beta hydrolase, with translation MVSLLLAAAPAAGVAAQGGYRSGVSLLGGWLPLTVEIVSVVVLIAVLVRRSRRWWLLWVPVAAALGVAAAATADWFVGQQGLASDPAPIQLWAWSAVFVAAIAIAVLGWRGTRWWRRGLSIVLIPLTFACVALTLNQWVGYYPTVQTAWGAATAGPVPDQVAAADLPVLRNTTMSTGKVVPVDVPDAASGFKHRTEYVYLPPAWFAGDTPPALPVIMMVGGEFNTAADWLRTGGAVDTVDAYAQAHGGQAPILVFVDAGGSFNNDTECVDGPRGDSASHLVDDVRPYVVSTFGASANPESWGVVGWSMGGTCAVDLIVMHPDLFSTFEDIAGDVAPTAGTDEQTLDRLYGGDTALRDRFDPTKAMTEHGLYQGISGWFQDSDVPPRQGANLSGPAPAPSPGMDGTGGHDDTHDAGETGTAEQLCATASSAGISCEVHTSNGRHTWQFAAQGFADALPWLAVQIQTPGSATP, from the coding sequence GTGGTCTCCCTCCTTCTCGCGGCCGCTCCGGCCGCCGGGGTGGCTGCGCAGGGCGGTTACCGCAGCGGCGTATCGCTGCTGGGCGGCTGGCTTCCACTGACGGTGGAGATTGTCAGCGTCGTCGTGTTGATCGCCGTCCTGGTCCGCCGCAGCAGGCGCTGGTGGCTGCTGTGGGTGCCGGTCGCCGCGGCGCTGGGCGTGGCGGCCGCGGCGACCGCGGACTGGTTCGTCGGACAGCAGGGGCTGGCGTCGGATCCGGCACCGATCCAGCTGTGGGCGTGGTCGGCGGTGTTCGTCGCCGCGATCGCGATCGCGGTGCTCGGGTGGCGGGGAACCCGCTGGTGGCGACGCGGCCTGTCGATCGTTCTGATCCCGTTGACCTTCGCGTGTGTGGCGCTGACGTTGAACCAGTGGGTGGGCTACTACCCCACCGTGCAGACCGCGTGGGGCGCAGCGACGGCCGGCCCGGTCCCGGATCAGGTGGCTGCCGCGGACCTCCCTGTCCTTCGAAACACGACCATGTCGACGGGGAAGGTGGTGCCGGTCGACGTCCCCGACGCCGCGAGCGGTTTCAAGCATCGGACCGAGTACGTGTATCTGCCGCCGGCGTGGTTCGCAGGCGACACGCCTCCCGCGTTGCCGGTCATCATGATGGTCGGCGGCGAGTTCAACACTGCTGCGGATTGGCTGCGGACCGGCGGCGCCGTCGACACCGTCGACGCCTATGCGCAGGCACACGGCGGCCAGGCCCCGATCCTCGTGTTCGTCGATGCCGGCGGCAGCTTCAACAACGACACCGAATGTGTCGACGGCCCGCGCGGAGACTCGGCATCCCACCTGGTCGACGACGTCCGCCCGTACGTCGTGTCCACGTTCGGGGCATCGGCAAACCCCGAGAGCTGGGGTGTCGTGGGCTGGTCGATGGGTGGCACGTGCGCGGTCGATCTCATCGTGATGCATCCGGACCTGTTCAGCACCTTCGAGGACATCGCGGGAGACGTCGCCCCGACCGCCGGCACCGACGAGCAGACCCTGGACCGCCTGTACGGCGGCGACACCGCGCTGCGGGACCGGTTCGATCCGACGAAGGCGATGACCGAACACGGGCTGTACCAAGGGATCTCGGGCTGGTTCCAGGACAGCGACGTACCTCCGCGGCAGGGCGCGAACCTGTCCGGCCCCGCGCCGGCGCCGAGTCCGGGGATGGACGGAACGGGTGGCCACGACGACACCCACGATGCCGGCGAGACCGGTACGGCCGAGCAACTGTGTGCCACCGCGTCGTCGGCCGGGATCTCCTGCGAGGTGCACACATCGAACGGTCGTCACACTTGGCAGTTCGCGGCACAGGGCTTCGCCGACGCGCTGCCCTGGCTGGCCGTGCAGATCCAAACGCCCGGATCCGCGACGCCCTAG
- a CDS encoding proline--tRNA ligase, with the protein MITRMSHLFLRTLRDDPADAEVASHKLLVRAGYVRRIAPGVYSWLPLGLRVLREVERVVREEMNAMGAQEILLPALLPRDPYETSNRWTEYGASLFRLQDRKGNDYMLGPTHEELFALTVKGEYNSYKDFPVTLYQVQTKYRDEERPRAGILRGREFVMKDSYSFDLTDEGLTASYQAHRDTYERILSRLGVKYVIVSATSGAMGGSASEEFLAESEIGEDTYVRCIESGYAANVEAVKTLAPAPIPFDGLPAAEVRDTPGTETIDTLVEWANGADLGKTVTAADTLKNIMVKTRVPGGEWELLAIGIPGDREVDEKRLEAALEPAEYVLITETDFKNNPFLVKGYIGPKALQENGVRYLVDPRVVDGTSWITGADEEGKHYVGLVAGRDFTPDGTIEAAEVRDGDPSPDGAGALVAARGIEVGHVFQLGRKYTDVFNVDVLGENGKPVRPTMGSYGIGVSRLVAVIAEQHHDDKGLRWPAEVTPFDVHLVIANKDDAAREGAEALAAELDKARVEVLFDDRKASPGVKFKDSELIGIPLVVVVGRGFAEGNVELRDRFTGESREVPVEGALGEILTAIRG; encoded by the coding sequence GTGATCACCCGCATGTCGCACCTGTTCCTCCGTACCCTCCGCGACGACCCGGCCGACGCCGAGGTCGCCAGCCACAAGCTGCTGGTCCGTGCCGGCTACGTGCGGCGTATCGCGCCAGGCGTGTACTCGTGGCTGCCTCTGGGTCTGCGGGTGCTGCGCGAGGTGGAGCGCGTGGTCCGCGAGGAGATGAACGCGATGGGTGCGCAGGAGATCCTGCTGCCCGCGCTGCTGCCGCGCGATCCCTACGAGACGTCGAACCGCTGGACCGAGTACGGCGCAAGCCTGTTCCGCCTCCAGGACCGCAAGGGCAACGACTACATGCTCGGCCCCACCCACGAGGAGCTCTTCGCGCTCACCGTGAAGGGCGAATACAACTCGTACAAGGACTTCCCGGTCACCCTGTACCAGGTGCAGACCAAGTACCGCGACGAGGAGCGTCCCCGCGCCGGCATCCTGCGCGGCCGCGAGTTCGTGATGAAGGACTCGTACTCGTTCGACCTCACCGACGAGGGCCTGACGGCGTCCTACCAGGCGCACCGCGACACCTACGAGCGGATCCTGTCCCGGCTCGGCGTCAAGTACGTCATCGTGTCCGCCACGTCGGGTGCGATGGGTGGCAGCGCGTCGGAGGAGTTCCTGGCCGAGAGCGAGATCGGCGAGGACACCTACGTCCGCTGCATCGAGTCCGGCTACGCCGCCAACGTCGAGGCCGTCAAGACCCTGGCTCCCGCGCCGATCCCGTTCGACGGGCTGCCGGCCGCCGAGGTTCGTGACACCCCCGGCACCGAGACCATCGACACCCTCGTCGAGTGGGCCAACGGCGCCGACCTGGGCAAGACCGTGACCGCCGCGGACACGCTGAAGAACATCATGGTGAAGACCCGCGTGCCCGGCGGCGAGTGGGAACTGCTCGCGATCGGCATCCCCGGCGACCGCGAGGTGGACGAGAAGCGCCTCGAGGCTGCGCTCGAGCCGGCCGAGTACGTGCTCATCACCGAGACCGATTTCAAGAACAACCCGTTCCTCGTCAAGGGCTACATCGGCCCGAAGGCGCTGCAGGAGAACGGTGTCCGCTACCTCGTCGACCCGCGCGTCGTGGACGGCACCAGCTGGATCACCGGCGCCGACGAGGAGGGCAAGCACTACGTGGGCCTGGTCGCCGGACGCGACTTCACCCCGGACGGCACCATCGAGGCCGCCGAGGTGCGCGACGGCGATCCGTCGCCCGACGGCGCCGGTGCACTGGTCGCCGCCCGTGGTATCGAGGTCGGTCACGTGTTCCAGCTGGGCCGCAAGTACACCGACGTGTTCAATGTCGACGTGCTCGGCGAGAACGGTAAGCCTGTCCGCCCCACCATGGGCTCGTACGGCATCGGCGTCTCGCGTCTCGTCGCGGTCATCGCCGAGCAGCATCACGACGACAAGGGCCTGCGCTGGCCCGCCGAGGTCACCCCGTTCGACGTGCACCTGGTCATCGCGAACAAGGACGACGCGGCCCGCGAGGGCGCCGAGGCCCTGGCCGCCGAGCTGGACAAGGCCCGCGTCGAGGTGCTGTTCGACGACCGCAAGGCGTCGCCGGGCGTGAAGTTCAAGGACTCCGAGCTGATCGGCATCCCGCTGGTCGTGGTCGTGGGTCGCGGCTTCGCCGAGGGCAACGTGGAACTGCGCGACCGCTTCACCGGCGAATCCCGCGAGGTCCCCGTCGAGGGCGCGCTCGGGGAGATCCTCACCGCGATCCGCGGCTGA
- a CDS encoding succinic semialdehyde dehydrogenase produces MLTALHEGLLAQLPTSSEFSCAAVPFTGEPLPAVPQTSSESVAAVAAVGRAAQPGWAARPVRDRQAIAARFARLLVDHHDSLCDLMQWETGKARVHTAVEVQGVVATALHYAAHSTRYLGERRVRGAVPGLVSARVGYRPKGLVGVIAPWNYPLFLAVGDVIPALLAGNAVLSKADSQAPLTLLYARHLAIRAGAPEAVWQVVAGPGSRIGPALVAEVDYVSFTGSTATGREIARRCADRLIGASLELGGKNPMIVCADADLAAAVRGAVQAAFSNAGQMCIGIERIYVHESVFDRFVRELVTRTERLRIGAGYGYDVDMGSLTSRRQLEATEKHIADALAKGATAVTGGRARPDLGPLFHEPTVLTGVTAEMAVHAEETFGPVVSVYPVASEVEAVRRANEGEYGLSASVWTRDVRRGRRIAAQVVAGSVNVNDGYLSAIASLGAPMGGMRTSGTGRRHGREGIVRYTEPQTVTTQRVATAYPDRLRGPLLAAMNAGTRALLAVRHRA; encoded by the coding sequence GTGCTGACCGCCCTGCACGAGGGCCTGCTGGCCCAGCTGCCGACCTCCTCCGAATTCTCCTGCGCCGCCGTTCCGTTCACTGGCGAGCCGCTCCCCGCCGTCCCGCAGACGTCCTCGGAATCGGTGGCCGCCGTCGCAGCCGTGGGCCGGGCAGCGCAGCCGGGTTGGGCGGCCCGGCCGGTCCGGGACCGGCAGGCGATCGCGGCGCGCTTCGCGCGTCTGCTCGTCGACCACCACGACAGCCTGTGCGACCTCATGCAGTGGGAGACCGGCAAGGCCCGCGTGCATACCGCCGTCGAGGTGCAGGGCGTCGTCGCCACCGCGCTGCACTACGCCGCCCACAGCACCCGCTATCTGGGCGAACGTCGCGTCCGGGGCGCGGTGCCGGGACTGGTCTCCGCCCGCGTCGGCTACCGGCCCAAGGGCCTGGTCGGGGTGATCGCGCCGTGGAACTACCCGCTGTTCCTGGCCGTCGGCGATGTGATCCCCGCGCTGCTCGCCGGCAATGCGGTGCTCAGCAAGGCCGACTCGCAGGCACCGCTCACGCTGCTCTACGCCCGCCACCTGGCGATTCGGGCCGGGGCGCCGGAGGCGGTGTGGCAGGTGGTGGCCGGTCCCGGCAGCCGCATCGGGCCCGCGCTGGTGGCCGAGGTGGACTACGTGAGCTTCACCGGGTCCACCGCAACCGGCCGGGAGATCGCCCGGCGCTGCGCGGACCGACTGATCGGGGCCTCGCTCGAGCTGGGCGGGAAGAACCCGATGATCGTGTGCGCCGACGCGGATCTCGCGGCCGCCGTGCGCGGCGCGGTGCAGGCGGCGTTCTCCAACGCCGGGCAGATGTGCATCGGCATCGAGCGGATCTACGTGCACGAGAGCGTGTTCGACCGGTTCGTGCGCGAACTGGTCACGCGCACCGAGCGGCTTCGGATCGGCGCCGGGTACGGCTACGACGTGGACATGGGTTCGCTGACGTCCCGCCGCCAGCTGGAGGCCACCGAGAAGCATATCGCGGACGCTCTCGCGAAGGGCGCGACCGCCGTGACCGGCGGCCGGGCACGCCCCGATCTCGGCCCGCTGTTCCACGAGCCGACCGTCCTCACCGGCGTGACGGCCGAGATGGCGGTCCACGCCGAGGAAACCTTCGGTCCGGTCGTCTCCGTCTACCCCGTGGCGTCCGAGGTGGAGGCGGTCCGTCGGGCCAACGAGGGCGAGTACGGACTGAGCGCGAGCGTGTGGACCCGCGACGTGCGGCGCGGACGCCGGATCGCCGCCCAGGTGGTGGCCGGTTCGGTGAACGTCAACGACGGCTACCTGTCCGCGATCGCGTCACTGGGCGCCCCGATGGGCGGCATGCGCACCAGCGGGACCGGGCGCCGACACGGTCGCGAGGGCATCGTCCGCTACACCGAACCGCAGACGGTCACCACCCAACGCGTCGCGACCGCCTACCCCGACCGACTCCGCGGGCCCCTGCTGGCCGCGATGAACGCCGGCACCCGCGCCCTGCTCGCAGTGCGGCACCGAGCATGA
- a CDS encoding SDR family NAD(P)-dependent oxidoreductase: protein MRRTDITGRVVVVTGGARGIGRATATALRDAGALVAIGDIDEAEVRRTADAVGVFGAVLDVTDPRSVESFLARVRSTLGPPWGWINNAGVMPLGPLLEQDDAIVDTVVDVNLRGVVHGTRAAGRAMRASGGGRIVNIASIAGCIPAPGMAVYNATKAAVLCFGDAADAELAAHGVRVGTVLPTFTSTGLLAGTHPGRLIAPIRPEQVAQAVVQILRTGRRRAVVPGRLSGALLWPLFPRPVARLLRRATGLERVFLDVDAGRAEYDAGIKR from the coding sequence GTGAGAAGAACCGACATCACCGGTCGCGTCGTCGTGGTGACCGGCGGAGCGCGGGGCATCGGGAGGGCGACCGCAACGGCGCTGCGCGACGCCGGCGCACTGGTCGCGATCGGCGACATCGACGAGGCCGAGGTGCGGCGCACCGCCGACGCCGTCGGCGTCTTCGGTGCGGTCCTCGACGTCACCGATCCCCGTTCGGTCGAGTCCTTCCTCGCCCGTGTGCGGTCGACCCTCGGTCCCCCGTGGGGCTGGATCAACAACGCCGGCGTCATGCCGCTCGGCCCACTGCTCGAGCAGGACGACGCGATCGTCGACACCGTGGTGGACGTCAACCTGCGCGGGGTGGTGCACGGCACCCGCGCCGCGGGACGGGCGATGAGGGCATCCGGCGGCGGCCGGATCGTCAACATCGCCTCGATCGCCGGATGCATCCCGGCTCCGGGCATGGCCGTCTACAACGCCACCAAGGCCGCGGTGCTGTGCTTCGGCGACGCCGCCGACGCCGAACTGGCCGCGCACGGGGTGCGGGTCGGCACGGTGCTGCCGACGTTCACGAGCACCGGACTGCTCGCCGGTACTCATCCCGGACGGTTGATCGCCCCGATCCGGCCGGAACAGGTCGCGCAGGCAGTCGTGCAGATCCTGCGGACCGGTCGCCGCCGGGCCGTCGTGCCGGGACGCCTGTCCGGTGCGCTGCTGTGGCCGCTGTTCCCGCGACCGGTCGCCCGCCTGTTGCGGCGGGCGACCGGACTCGAGCGGGTGTTCCTGGACGTCGACGCCGGACGCGCCGAGTACGACGCCGGGATCAAGCGCTGA
- a CDS encoding AMP-binding protein: protein MHIVDEVGILCRNHADAVVALCAASAAGARVVLLNSDFGRRQVTEVAARERLDAVIHDEEFTPVVEGFDGPRWCAWTEDPDTEGSLSALLTGAPDTLSPRPPRPPRPPSLVILTSGTSGTPKGAPRGDSPTLLLPAGLLSKIPLRGDERVLVAAPIFHGWGLLVATLTLTLGSTLVLRRRFDAVQALRDLHTHRCAALIAVPTMLRRLLGVVDAMPEADLSALRIVASGGARLDASLVAQVTDAWGPVLHNLYGSTEAAYISIATPADLAVAPDCAGVPPRGNIVRIADTDDGPVPPGAEGRILVRTPGQIETYTDGTRKSDADGFLDTGDRGHLDAAGRLHVAGRSDAMIVSGGENVFPEEVEVVLLAHPAVTDAVVAPVPDADFGQRLRAYLVCEQGLDEQAVRDYLAAELPRSRMPRDVVFVDARTRGSSGKVLRRTLDELKESHS, encoded by the coding sequence ATGCACATCGTCGACGAGGTGGGCATCCTGTGCCGCAACCACGCCGACGCCGTCGTCGCGCTGTGCGCGGCGTCGGCCGCCGGAGCCCGTGTGGTGCTGCTCAACTCCGACTTCGGGCGCCGTCAGGTCACCGAAGTGGCCGCGCGGGAGCGCCTCGACGCGGTGATCCACGACGAGGAGTTCACCCCGGTCGTAGAGGGATTCGACGGCCCGCGCTGGTGCGCGTGGACCGAGGATCCGGACACGGAGGGGTCGCTGTCGGCTCTCCTGACCGGCGCCCCGGACACCCTGTCGCCCAGGCCGCCGCGGCCGCCGCGGCCGCCGTCGCTGGTGATCCTGACCAGCGGCACCAGCGGGACGCCGAAGGGCGCACCGCGCGGGGATTCGCCGACGCTGTTGCTGCCGGCGGGTCTGCTGTCGAAGATCCCGCTGCGCGGCGACGAACGAGTCCTGGTGGCGGCGCCGATCTTCCACGGCTGGGGTCTACTGGTCGCGACGCTGACGCTGACCCTCGGGTCCACGCTGGTGCTGCGGCGACGATTCGACGCCGTCCAGGCGCTACGCGACCTGCATACCCACCGCTGCGCCGCCCTGATCGCGGTGCCGACGATGCTGCGCCGACTGCTCGGTGTGGTGGACGCGATGCCGGAGGCCGACCTGTCCGCGCTGCGGATCGTCGCGAGCGGCGGCGCACGACTGGACGCTTCCCTCGTCGCGCAGGTCACCGACGCGTGGGGCCCGGTGCTGCACAACCTGTACGGCTCGACCGAGGCGGCGTACATCAGCATCGCGACACCCGCCGACCTCGCCGTAGCGCCCGACTGCGCGGGGGTTCCCCCGCGCGGCAACATAGTTCGCATCGCCGACACCGACGACGGTCCGGTCCCACCCGGCGCCGAGGGCCGGATTCTGGTGCGCACCCCGGGCCAGATCGAGACCTACACCGACGGCACCCGCAAGAGCGACGCCGACGGCTTCCTCGACACCGGCGACCGCGGCCACCTCGACGCGGCGGGCCGACTCCACGTCGCGGGCCGCTCCGACGCGATGATCGTCTCCGGGGGCGAGAACGTCTTCCCCGAGGAGGTCGAGGTGGTGTTGCTGGCGCACCCGGCCGTCACCGATGCCGTGGTCGCCCCCGTCCCCGACGCCGACTTCGGGCAGCGCCTGCGGGCGTACCTGGTGTGCGAGCAGGGCCTCGACGAGCAGGCCGTCCGCGACTATCTCGCAGCCGAACTCCCCCGATCCCGGATGCCCCGCGACGTCGTGTTCGTCGACGCGCGGACCCGCGGATCGTCGGGAAAAGTGTTGCGCCGCACGCTCGACGAACTGAAGGAGAGCCACTCGTGA